The following nucleotide sequence is from Triticum dicoccoides isolate Atlit2015 ecotype Zavitan chromosome 7B, WEW_v2.0, whole genome shotgun sequence.
TCCATTGCCCCATCTCCCAATCCTGAACCGGGAATAGGAGAAGTACTGCCTTCAGCAGTTGTTTGAATCTTATTATCTCCATCACTCTTGTCAGTTTGAGATCCGTGGCTTTTGTTCCTTGGTGGTGATGCAACGCTTCTGGCTGGAGGATCCTTCTCTGGAAGTGACAAATAGAGTTCACCGAAATCAACGGTTTTAGGATCTTTAGGCGGGCACCTTTGGCAGGATGTGGTCTCAAACAGCTGACCCCCGAAAAGAGAAACGTGAAATGTAGGAAACACTTCACCCCCTTCCAAGACATGCCTACCGttttccacctccacctccgcgttCACAGCATTGAATAAAGACAGAAGGAACTCATGGCTGTCTTCCATCTTCCAGGCCTCGAACCGATTCGGATAACGCTCACGCACAGCTGCCAGTATCATGCATGGGTCCAGCATGCCTCTGGCATCATTCAAAATGCGTGTCTCTTTGAACAACTGCTGCAGGTGCAGACCAATGCTCCCCAAATGAGCATCCGGACTTCGAATCTTTGTCCTCAGCTTACCAAGCGCAAGGAGGCACTGCAGCGTTGCATTCATGAAGCATGTTTGTCCATGGTTCGGCATCCCTTTGATAACGTGGCCATCACCAATAGCATACCCAGACGCAACATCGTCCATTGCAATTCTGGGCACCCTTTGCCGCTCATCCTTTGCAATGCCGGACACCGATCCCCAGCCATCCTTTGCAACGCTATCCCCCGGCATCTGCTGATCCTTTTCATTTCTGGCCGCCACTGCATAGTCATCTTCGCTCCAGTCACTGAGCCTCATAGGGCGTGCACACATGAAGCAGTATCCCAAATTCGGTTCATCGCACCACTGAGCAACCCAATGCTGGTGCTCGCCGGCGTGCCAGCGGGCGTGTCCCTGCGGATCATCCCTGTCCACCGGCCACCCAGAGCAGAAGAAATATGAGCAGTCTATGCACTTCATCATCCCTTGGTCGTCCTCACTGGCTCCCTCCCAGGTCGTCTTGCAATTACGATGCTGGCACTTCCGAGGCTCCTTGAGGACCTGGTTTGCGACCTTGAGATCATGTACCACCATATCCAGGTCGAAGCGTATGTGGTCGCACCGCCCGCTGTCGTCCATACTGTCGCCGGTGCTGTCGCTGCTGATCCCCGCCTCCACTTCCCCGGACGATGGCCACTCGTCGCTCGACTCCGTCGGAGACGCAGGCGCGTCGCTGCATCCTGGACCAGCCAGCGGGTCCAGGCGCGGGGATTTCTGCGGGCTCTCGGACGCCTCCTCCGCCCTCTCCCTCTTCTCCTCTACCATCACGCCTGTCGCCTGGAAACTGAGTAAGAAACAACAAGAATGAGTCAAGTGAATTCTGAATCCCCAAACAGAACCGTACGGACTAGAGATTGAACCAAGGACGAGAAACAAACAGACGAAATTTGCTGAAGCCAAAACCCTGAAGAATCGCAGCTAGCATCAAGAGTTAGCAGCGCCATGAAATTTGCTAAAGCAAAAACTCTGAAAAATCGGAGAACGAGAAAAAACTCCACCAACAAGTCGAGAAGAAATCGAACATTCCGCTAGCGAGCATCAAGAGTTAGCAGCGCCATGAACTTTCCTGAAGCAAAAATCCTGAAGAATCGGAAAACGAGAAGAAAAAAAACTTCACCAGCAAGTCGAGAAGAAATCCAACATTCCGGTAGCGAGCATCAACCATCAAGAGCTTCGCAACTTAATTACGGCGGAAAAGCAACCGAGAACGCCAGCGAGGCGGAGGACAAGGAAAACCTCCCCCCGTCAACACACGAAGAATCCGAGCATTGCGGCGGAGAAACACACAAGAGCGGCGCCGCGGATCAGATTCGGGGACCGAGAGAGAAACCCACAGGTCCACCAACACCACGGgatcaagcaagcaagcaagccaaGCACGCGCGCACCCAGCGACGCGGGGTTCGGGGGGGAGGCGAGGCTTACCAGGAGACGGCGAGGGAGAGGGCCTTGGAGGAAGAACCCGAGCAGCCGGAGGAGGCGTCCGCGGCCGCGACGAGGCCGAGAGAGGGTGGAGGAGGAGGGAGgtggggaggagcgggaggcggtttCGCTGGTCGGGGACGGTGGCGCCGGGGCGGGTTTGTTGGGCTGGCTGAGGAAATGTTGCGGCCGTGCGTGCCGAATGCTATGCTTGGGGTTTGGACTTTGGACCCCTTCGACGGCGCTAATCCTCCTCCTTCTAGAAAGATCACGAGTCCGTGAATGCGTGTGGCCCATGTCCAACTTGATCTCAACTTTTCTTAATGAGCCAAACTATTCTTTTTTAAGGGAAAGATTGCAATTATATTAAAATATCATCACAGTCACTACAATCAAATAGCACCAGCAATGCCAAATCCAGTGGTAGTTGGCCCATATGGACAGCCCCACTACCACTGATGTGGGTTAGCTTGGCTAATTCATGAGCAAACTTGTTGCCACCTCTCTCTATTTTTCGGAAGACAATGTTCGATCTATCTTGCAGAAGTTCCCTAATTACTATATAATGCTCTCTCCAAGCTGCTAAAGGGGTTGCAGGGGACAAAATGTTTGAAATAACTGCAACACAATCAGATTCAACGATGATCTTTTCATTTCCTAACTCAAGAGCAACCTTTAGCCCAATGACACACGAACAAACTTCAGCCTCTTCGATACTCACACAGGCATGGAGTTTTACGCCCTCAACTCTAACAAGTCTGCCCATGTAATCTCTTATAATGTACCCAACACTTGGTTCACCCAAATTGGCTACAAACGCAGCATCCATGTTTACTTACAGCCATCTCACTGGAGGTCTAGTCCAACTATACTTTCCCGCAAGGCTTGGTCCATATTTGTTCAACACTGGCATATGGCACTTCCGGGGAGTAGTCGCATCAACCGGCGTCTTTCCCTTGTCATCAGTGGCGAGGCATTCACCCGAAAAAGTCACAATGTAGTTTTGCAGGAATTTAACCGAATCTATAATGGAGcgtgagggagtcctgtactagggggtgtccggacagccggactatcatcgtccgccggactccaagactacgaagatacaagattgaagactccgtcccatgtccggatgggactttccttggcgtggaaggcaagcttggcggtacggatatgtagatctcctaccattgtaactgactctgtgtaaccctagccttctccggtgtctatataaaccggagggctttagtccgtaggacataacatacattacaacaatcataccataggctagctttagggtttagcctccttgatctcgtggtagatccactcttgtactactcatatcatcaatattaatcaagcaggacgtagggttttacctccatcaagagggcccgaacctgggtaaaacatcgtgtcccttgtctcctgttaccatccgcctagacgcacagttcgggaccccctacccgagatccgccggttttgacaccgacattggtgctttcattgagagttcctctgtgtcttcaccgataggctcgatggcatcttcaaccaacaacgctgtcgagggtgaggcttttctccccggacagatcttcgtattcggcggcttcgcactgcgggctaattcacttggccatctggagcagatcgaaagctacgcccctggccatcaggtcagattcgaaagtctaaacttcacggccgacgtccgcggagacttgatcttcgatgggctcgagccacagccaagcgcgccgcactgttatgatgggcatgatctagctctgccgccgaacagtgccttggtggccgcacaagaatccgctccggcccttagaccggagccgatcgcccagatcgaggaccggtggttggacaccgcctcgggggcttcaacttccacggcgatggagccgaacactaaccttgtccctcgcgaaactcgtgactccgaggtggcggactccttgccggactccagacctcccacgcccctgccaatgaaatctgattgggcgccggttatggagttcaccgccgcggacatcttccaacactcgccctttggcgacatcctaaattcgctaaagcatctctcgctatccggagagtcctggccggattatggccaggatggttgggatacggacgatgaagaaattcagagcccacccaccacccactttgtagccactgtcgatgatctaaccgacatgctagactacgactccgaagacatcgacgctatggacgacgatgccggagacgaacaggaaccagcgcccacagggcactggaagaccacctcgtcatacgacatatacatggtggacaccccaaaagatggggacggcgaagaagcagcggaggcagattccttaaagaaacagcccaagcgccggcgtcagcggcgccgctctaaatcccgccacagcaagaatggagattccggcataggagataataataataccccagaaagtgccgaagataatcccctccagcaagactcagcgcaggaggatgcagaagcaagccctcacaagagggcggcagacgaagaggtcgaggactataattatatacctccctccgaagacgagacaagcctcaacgacgacgaattcgtcgtgcccgaggatcccgtcgaacaagagcgtttcaaacgcaggcttatcgccacggcaaatagcctaaagaaaaagcaacagcagcttcaagctgattaggacctgctggccgatcgatggaccgaggtcctcgcggccgaagagtataaactcgaacgcccctccaaaagctacccaagacgcaagttgctcccccgactagaggaggaagcatacataccttcatcaccagcgcacgatatggcAGACCGACcatcccgtggtcgcgacagagaggcatccaggccctcaaccaagaccgtaccccggcatcactccaaaagtacgaagccaagagggaacgcgccggacttgcgagacgtattggaggacaaagcaaggcaatccagatccatctacggatcacgagggcgccccacgacccgcgacgaataccgtcgcgccggatacaataaccccggccgggcctaacacagcagacaacgctctctcgagctgcgtcgtgatattgctcaatatagaggcgccgcacacccgctatgcttcactgacgaagtaatggatcatcaaatccctgaagggtttaaacccgtaaacatcgaatcctacgatggcacaacagaccccgcggtttggattgaagattatctccttcacatccatatggcccgcggcgacgatctccatgccatcaagtatctcccactcaagcttaaaggaccagctcagcattggcttaacagcttgcccgcagagtcaattggatgttgggaagacctggaagccgcattcctcgacaatttccagggcacgtatgtgcggccaccagacgccgatgacctaagccacataattcagcagccagaggaatcggccagacaattctggacatggttcttgacaaagaaaaaccaaattgtcgactgtccggatgcagaggccctcgcagccttcaaacataacatccgcgacgagtggctagcccggcacctgggacaggaaaagccgaaatccatggcagcactcacatcattaatgacccgcttttgcgcgggagaggatagctggctagctcgcagcaacaacctcagtaaaaattctagcagtccggatactaaggaccacaacggcaggtcacgtcgaagcgaaaaataaacgccgcattaacggcgacgataaggaggatacggcagtcaacgccggattccgaggctctaaacccggtcagcggaagaagccattcaaaagaaccactccgggtccgtccaacttggaccgaatactcgaccgcttatgccagatacatggcacccctgaaaagccagccaatcacaacaacagagattgctgggtgttcaagcaggcaggcaagttaattgccgaaaacaatgacaaggggctaaacagcgacgacgaggaagagacccgaccgccgaacaataaaggacagaagggtttccccccacaagtgcggacggtgaacatgatttacgcaacccatatacccaagagggagtggaagcgtgcactaagggacgtctatgcgatggagccagtcaccccgaagttaaatccatggtcctcttgtccgatcactttcgatcgaagagaccatccgaccagcatacgccatggcggatttgccgcattggttttagacccaatcgtcgatggatttcacctcacgagagtcctgatggacggcggcagtagcctgaacctgctttatcaggatacagtgcgcaagatgggcatagacccctcaaggattaaacctacaaagacaacctttaaaggtgtcataccaggtgtggaagccaattgtacaggctcagcacactggaagtggtcttcggatccccggataatttctggagcgaggagttaatcttcgacatagtcccatttcgaagcggctatcacgctctgctcggacgaaccgtgtttgcaaagttcaacgcggtgccgcattatgcatacctcaagctcaagattccaggccctcatggagtcatcacggtcaacggaaatacggaacgctccctccgaatggaggaacatacagtggctctcgcgg
It contains:
- the LOC119338395 gene encoding ubiquitin carboxyl-terminal hydrolase 2-like, whose product is MVEEKRERAEEASESPQKSPRLDPLAGPGCSDAPASPTESSDEWPSSGEVEAGISSDSTGDSMDDSGRCDHIRFDLDMVVHDLKVANQVLKEPRKCQHRNCKTTWEGASEDDQGMMKCIDCSYFFCSGWPVDRDDPQGHARWHAGEHQHWVAQWCDEPNLGYCFMCARPMRLSDWSEDDYAVAARNEKDQQMPGDSVAKDGWGSVSGIAKDERQRVPRIAMDDVASGYAIGDGHVIKGMPNHGQTCFMNATLQCLLALGKLRTKIRSPDAHLGSIGLHLQQLFKETRILNDARGMLDPCMILAAVRERYPNRFEAWKMEDSHEFLLSLFNAVNAEVEVENGRHVLEGGEVFPTFHVSLFGGQLFETTSCQRCPPKDPKTVDFGELYLSLPEKDPPARSVASPPRNKSHGSQTDKSDGDNKIQTTAEGSTSPIPGSGLGDGAMEKTPKPLQVDSSEVKDVVHGHMQTQKNDVPQEINEVPIEILDFIPDLFDDTEGMEEATIDSRNPEDKETTYSVKVTTKEKEEAQSSDIVHDEAGHMNSLVSIEDCLELFARRVLERCENCSKVAEQIMASTNINTTVDRDQTELSDRKTCPSERSSDCNSLSVESPSRQPYRSDVHHQVILSENITTEEITSGASCGEKDSASCSTASEKAEIDQGVQEAGLPADKQTDLLSAQDSPDTSTQNQGCAKQAMLDDHIAQQMEENQSEQKDGNSCAIQTQLINKLPAVLIIPFKRYSNDLSKLRGHVSFKEILHLGPFMDPRSEDKDNCSYRLVGVIEHEGHQINGGHYIAYVRGAGHNHQSSGSSSWVRASDLDIKEVSLEKVLGREAYMLFYERMED